ACTGATTTCTGACAGGCACGAATCCATCAATGCAGCTATTGCCCGGAGCAACGGAGCTTGGTCGCCCCCGAGAGCATTCCACATGTTTTGCATCAGGCATATAGAGTCGAACTTCTTGAGAAAGTTCAAGGCACCGTACCTGCAAAAACTTGTGGTCAATATAGGTAAATGTTAAGTAACTATAATTTCCTTATTAACCGAGTTACCTTCCAGCAGATTTTCTCATGAATTCTTCTCTTGTGTGGCCTTGATTGTTGTCCAGGTTATTCGAGGACGGTGCGCGAGTACGAACAGCGCTACCAGCGTTTACGTGAACGGGGCGAGGCATATACCAACTGGCTGAACCGAATCCCACGCGAACAGTACGCGTTGGCGTATGACGGTGGCTACCGCTGGGGTCACATGACGACAAACCTAGTGGAATGCATCAACTCCGTGTTGAAGGGGGCACGCAATCTTCCTATAACTGCACTTGTGAAAGCCACATTCTACAGGTTTAACGAGTTGTTCACTAGAAAAAGAGCCGAGGCGGAGTCGCGGATAACAGCTGGACATGTTTTTTCTGAGGTTGTCACGTCGAAGTTGAATGCCAATCAACTTGCAAGTTCTAACATCCAGGTTAATTGCTTCGATAGGATGAATGAGGTCTTCGAGGTTCGTGAGATGCCAGCTGGAACTGAGTATGCCGTCGATCTCCGTCAACAACGCTGTGACTGTGGTGAGTTTTAGGTGGATCGGATTCCCTGTCGACATGTTTTTGCATGTTGTGCGAATCAGCGACTGGATTGGCGAGTGTATGTCCACGAAGTTTACAAGATGGACCAAGTTCGAAGGGTTTACCGAGCTAGGTTTCGGCCACTGGGCAATCCCACTATGTGGCCTGTGTACAGCGGCCCTCGATTTGTCCCGAATCCGAACATGAGACGGGCGAACAAAGGTCGCCCGAGGATGACACGTTTCTTGAACGAAATGGACACACGAATGTTACGTGCTCCTAGGCGTTGTCGGCAATGTGGAGCCGAGGGACACAGCCGAAGTAGATGCCGTCGGTCATCTGGTGTAGGTCCGAGTAACCCAGGATAGTAGTTTTATGCCTATCATGTTTCATTGTACTACTTTATGGCatttgcttgtttatttttaCGCGTTTGTTTATGTTTATCAGGACATTGTTATTTCATGAAACTTCTTTACGAGACCTGAGACTTCTTTATGACCTTAGATATCAAATTAACTtattttctaattcattaattagtTAGTATCTATTACTATTACACTAtttaaatatatgttaaaaaagattaatattaattcatatcatataattaatcaataacaaaaataaaacaaaaaatattaatttatagatatttaagaaagtttaatttttattttaataatgataTGAGTAAACCATAATAAAAGGGAGCTGCTGCCACCAGGCTAGAAAATCTGTTACTAACATTtatgcaaattaaattatatgttaATATTATTTAGTAAATGACTTATTTTTACTTAACATTTATTATACCCTGACTTATTAACTTCAAAATACAAGTACTCAACacataaacacaacattaactTCAAAATACAAGTATTCAACATAGATACACAACATTAACTTCAAAATACAAGTATTCAACATAGATACACaacattaaattcaaaatacaagTATTCAACATAGATACACaacattaaattcaaaatacaagTACTCAACATAGATACATAGCTACTTTCTTGTTGCCCACTTTATGTTCTCGAGGATGTTCTTGCATTTCTTCTTGGCCTTCTTGAACATGGACGGGGTGTATCGATTAGCGCTCCGACGTGGCGGGTCCACCCTGAGATTGTAATGTTTACCTGTCTCACCTGTACATAATTTAATGAAAGAGACTATCCAATATGATGCAAACACGGGATAAAAaggcaaaaaaagaaagaaagcaacAAGTGCAAAACATAATCATAAAGTCGGACCTGCATCATCCGCATCATCTGGAGCATTGTTGCGGGATTCTTCATCCTCATCCATCTCGTCATCCTCGCTCTCCTCTTGATCCTCATCCATCTCCTCATCATCCGGTTCTTCCACGAGATACTGATCGGTTTCATGCTCACCTATCCCGGCATTTTCTTCAATCTGACCCATTGATACACGCCGTAGGTTCCGGCTAGTAAAGATCCCCCGACCGCCTTCACTTCTACTGGAATCTCCAGTTTCCAAACCTCCAGAAGCAACTGAGGCAGTGTGGCATGGAATCCTCGCGTCCAAAGAATACCTGCCGGGCATAAATTCAGGTTGATGGCCAAATTGTGACTGCCCTGCATCCGCAGCCATGAAGCCAAGCAACTGGCTAAAAGAAGCACCCTCTCCAGCATCCCATTGTGGAGTACTCCAATATTGTTGATCTATTGGGTATGACGGGGTATATTGTGTCTGAACATGATATGGTACCGAGGCCTGAAATTGTTCTTGGGAAGCTGGAGGTAGAGGTGGATGTGGATGTGAATGTGAAACCGGTTCTTCATTGGCTACATGAATAACTGGGCTACCCTCATCTTCCATTACTGGGCTACCCTCATCATTTATAGATGGGTTACCCTCATCATCCATTACTTGTTCACCTTCATCGTTCTCTTGAACCACAACATTTGACAATCTCAAATGCTTGCCATACCGTGCACGATACCAGTCCATGTAAACATCCAAAGGATGCTGTGAAGGTTCCACATACTCACACAGAATGTAATTATACCTGTTTGTCCAGCGCATAATCCAACATGAATGGGACGGGGCTGTGGCCCAGTCAAGATTCTTAGGACCAGCAAGTGTTTCTCCATGTGCCCTTCCCAGATTTGTTTCCTCAGATGGAACTCCCTGAACCAAACCAAATTGTCTTCTAACTCTATCCGTTGCATGCCACTCAATAGATTCGAATGAAATCAACGGAACCGTAGCGCTCCAGACTACTGCGTGCAGGAAGATGTCTTCTGGGATTATGCCCGGTTCAATGCGATCCACACCATAAGCAACCCACACGAACTGAACATAGCATAAGACATACGTGACtacaattaaaataacaatCAACCTCAATTGAAGACaaatattttctattaaaaacacACCTGCCCTTCCTGAACCTCATCTAACGCCTCCCTAAAGTAGGCGAGACTAAGATATCTATACCGATTGTCACCACGCTCCCAGTTACGCCACCTGAAATTATTTATGTTACTAGCACATCTTAAATAGAATTATGAACATAACAAGTAAGTTGACAATGTTACCTGTTTGCAAGCGGAAAACTGCGTGGTTCCCTAGTAGGGGGCGCAAGATACGGTAGGCGGATCCAAAACCAACCTAGCAGCAGTGTTAACGGACCATCGATTTCTTTACAATCAAAACAAGAGGCCCGGCATAATGACCGGTATAGGTGCGCCAAACATGCCGATCCCCAACTAAAATTACTGATACTATGAAAATCCCGGAGCAAAGGCAGAAACTTCCAGTGCACAGATGCCCCTGACTTGTCTCCAAGTAATATAGTACCCAATAACAACATAATGTGGCACTTGACGTACCTCTGCATACTGTTTTCGTCAGTCAGTTGTATACGTTCTTTTAGATTCCTAAGCCATGTCATTTTTATGCCGCTCCCTCTGCAGTCGGCCTTTCTCGGTGCAACCCCAAACTGATGGAAACACTTACCCTCCAATGCTTCAAAGCTGCTCAAGGTCATCCCCGTAACCGGAAGGCCGTTCGTCGGGAGGCCCAAAATAACAGCTACATCCTCAAGGGTCACTGTGCACTCACCAATCGGAAGGTGGAAGGTGTGTGTTTCCGGCCGCCACCTCTCAACTAAAGCATTTATCAATGCTTTCTGTCCTTGGACTACTCCAATCTGAGAGGCATGATAAAACCCAGTTACCCGTAAATGATCCTCTACACTTGGATGGTACCGATCCGGAGGCAGTGGGTGGTCACATGTGATCATCCGTGAACTCTGAAAAAACATAACATGTTCCTAGTCAAATCATAAATGATTACTAATTTACAACTTAAATTAATCTTACTACTTCATCGATTAATCATAATTTCTAGCccaattactaaaaaataactaacAAATTTTCAGACTACAGCAGGTAAACATAACTTCAAAAGGTTATCATAATTCCTATAATTATAATTTCCtaaaattaatcataataatttacTAATTAACTATAACTTCTCATCTATTTACTAACAACATATGAACAACATTGTCTAACTAACAACATACAAAATTAACGTTACTATAGTATTCTTAgttaaattataattgaattctTATAATTTACCTTTCTTCCCAAATGAACTATGTATTAAGTAAATTGGCCTTgcaattaatattaaaaaatttcgTTATTAATGATGCAGTTCCGaattataaattcttaaattaataacaaaagtAAATTAAGTAATTCTAAATTCCAAATTCTAAATCTATTACAACATCAGAATTATAATTTCCAACC
The Arachis stenosperma cultivar V10309 chromosome 7, arast.V10309.gnm1.PFL2, whole genome shotgun sequence genome window above contains:
- the LOC130939868 gene encoding serine/threonine-protein phosphatase 7 long form homolog, whose product is MAKRHKARDVDRPELHIVNYLSNPDYSSRMITCDHPLPPDRYHPSVEDHLRVTGFYHASQIGVVQGQKALINALVERWRPETHTFHLPIGECTVTLEDVAVILGLPTNGLPVTGMTLSSFEALEGKCFHQFGVAPRKADCRGSGIKMTWLRNLKERIQLTDENSMQRYVKCHIMLLLGTILLGDKSGASVHWKFLPLLRDFHSISNFSWGSACLAHLYRSLCRASCFDCKEIDGPLTLLLGWFWIRLPYLAPPTREPRSFPLANRWRNWERGDNRYRYLSLAYFREALDEVQEGQFVWVAYGVDRIEPGIIPEDIFLHAVVWSATVPLISFESIEWHATDRVRRQFGLVQGVPSEETNLGRAHGETLAGPKNLDWATAPSHSCWIMRWTNRYNYILCEYVEPSQHPLDVYMDWYRARYGKHLRLSNVVVQENDEGEQVMDDEGNPSINDEGSPVMEDEGSPVIHVANEEPVSHSHPHPPLPPASQEQFQASVPYHVQTQYTPSYPIDQQYWSTPQWDAGEGASFSQLLGFMAADAGQSQFGHQPEFMPGRYSLDARIPCHTASVASGGLETGDSSRSEGGRGIFTSRNLRRVSMGQIEENAGIGEHETDQYLVEEPDDEEMDEDQEESEDDEMDEDEESRNNAPDDADDAGETGKHYNLRVDPPRRSANRYTPSMFKKAKKKCKNILENIKWATRK